CTGAAGCAAAGAACCCAATTCAAAAATTGGGTTCCGAGACAAATAGGTATGAAGAAAACTTAAAAATAATAGGGGAATGTTATCCAAATAAAATTCTATTTAGTCAAATGGAAGCCGCTAAACTATTGGGAGTTAGTTATCAAATGATAAATAGATATTGCAAATCTGGACTAATTATTTGGATTCCTTACGGAAGTTTGATAAAAATTCATATAAGCGAAATCGCAAGAATGTTAACTAACGGAGTAAAAAATGGCAATTCACAAACTTAAAAACGGAAAATATCTACTTTATACAGTAGACCAATACGGTAATAAAGTCCGTATCCGATTTTATACAAGAAAAGATGCTGAAGCTGTGGAAGTAAAATTCAAGAATGAGAAAATTGAAGCACAAAGAATTAAACATGGAATTAAACCA
Above is a genomic segment from Melioribacteraceae bacterium containing:
- a CDS encoding helix-turn-helix domain-containing protein — its product is MSRKADFSKMVIDTHGCRSNRRVDKPEAKNPIQKLGSETNRYEENLKIIGECYPNKILFSQMEAAKLLGVSYQMINRYCKSGLIIWIPYGSLIKIHISEIARMLTNGVKNGNSQT